caggtcatgatctcatggtttgtgagatgcatgcaaacagcatggagcctgtttgggattctctttccctctcaaaaataaacattaaaaaaaaaaggtgttgggTAAAACAAGACAGGATTTCTCCTGGAAGCATCTCTGAGAACTTGAAGGAGGATCTCTGAAATGGTGTAGGAAGGAGTCTGCCCAGCTCCCTTTGTCATTCACCCTCTGGCCTCGGACCCCTCGTGGAAAGACACACCACACACATCAACaggcagtttttattttgtgttcattAATAAGAGGTTCTTGATTTTCCAGAACCCAAATggcagcccctcccacctcctctcagTATCTTTTGTGCCATTAGGAACAAAAGCTGTCCTCTTCTTCTGGAGAGCTCTTACCCTCCCATGTCCCCTGCTAAGCACCTCTCTCCACCCAAGTCCCTCAAAGTTCCTATGGCAGACCTCTCAGGCCATAGCTAAGGGTAGCTGTTGGTCTGTGCCTTATTTAAAAGCCACTAAAGTCTATTCTAAAAGTAATCGATCAGGTGAGCTGTTCACTAAATCAGCCTGGCATCGTTCCCCACTTGGTCTGTCAGCATGATTTGGCTCCAAGACCAGAGGGTAGGAAGAGCACAGCTTTTATGTCCTTATAATCCATTTGAGCCTGGCCTGGCACAGAGGTCGAGTCCCTGGAATCCTCACCCCAAAGATCTGCTTGGTTTGGGCCTACCCAGCTCCCTGACCTACTCTTTCTTCCCAGGTAAAAGCATCTATGGTGAACGCTTCCCTGATGAGAACTTCAAGCTAAAACACTACGGGCCTGGCTGGGTGAGCATGGCCAATGCAGGCAAAGATACCAACGGCTCCCAGTTCTTCATCACTACGGTTAAGACAGCCTGGCTAGATGGCAAGCATGTAGTGTTTGGCAAAGTTCTGGAAGGCATGGTGAGTTTCAGGGGCTAAACTTGGGCAGCTCTCATCAGGAAAGCACCGTATATTTTATCGTTTTCCCAAAAGGGGACCCAGATTCACACCAGTGTTCATGTTTACAAACTTGGGGGGAATTAAGAACTACCCTACTACTCTATGCCCCCAAGTTCTCAATTCTTCCAGCTCCAGGCACAGGCTCTGGAGGAGGCCTGTTGAGGCTGTACAGGTGCAGGTACCACCCTGACTTGTACAGGACATGGCTTAACATGATGTCCCTGAGAAGCCACTTCGTGCCCACTCCCCCGccacctttttcttcctccttgccCTTAGCTCAGCCTGGCTCATACTTCAGGGATCAAAACTATTGCATTTTCTGGGTTGTCCCTGCCCTGTCACCTGGCTATGCTTCTATTAGGATTTTGGTGCCTGGAGCTTGGCATGCTATTCATGTGGGCATCTCATCCCTCCCTAGCCATATTGTGAGGCCTGTCTCCCTTGAGAGGTGGACCTCCTGACCTCTCTGCTTTACtgcttctgccttcctttctaGGAGGTAGTGCGGAAGGTGGAGAGCACCAAGACAGACAGTCGGGACAAGCCCCTGAAGGATGTGACAATCGCAGACTGTGGCAAGATCGAGGTGGAGAAGCCCTTTGCCATCGCCAAGGAGTAGGGCCCCAGGGACTTCTTCCCTTTGAGCCACCATCTGTGCGGCCCTGTTGCCctccagggagggggtggggtgggtgggtaaaGATGGCCTGCCACACGGCTCCGTGCTGCACTGGCCCTAGTGCTGGCATCTGACTGAGTGGACTCTTCACCTCACATTCCATAGGCCTCCAGGCCCGGTTTTGTAACAAACTCCTATCCATGCtgaccaataaaaaaaaaaaggtggtttgtttttttttaaaccagtgtgGGCTGAGTTCTTGGGCCTCCAACACCTGCTCAAGTCTCTGTCCCAGCATGTCTGGGACTCTTGGGGCAGGGGGTGCCGATCCCCATCTGAGGCTCTGGTCCGACCCCTTTCTCTAGACACTGCCTACAAAATTTCAAGCAGGAGCTTTTACTCCTCGTTTCTAACCTTTGCCACTACTGTGCGTCAACCTTTGCTTGTCTCCTGCCCCTTTCTGGGGTAGGTGAAGAAATACACCAGTCTCTTTTCAAAGCCTACCTCTAAATTGGACTTCTCCCTTTATTCCTTATCCCCTGTTGTCCCTGCCCTGGCATCTGGGGTGGTTAAATCCTGGGTCCGGGCCAAGGGGGACCCAGCCTCTGAGAAGGGGGCTCATACACTGAGGCACATGCCTGTCCTGGCAGGTGGCCCACAGACCTCTGGGCTGGTCAGGGCATCGGTGGCAAAGGAGCAGAGTGACAGGGACCCTCGGACTGGGCTTTAGCTGAGCTGGTGCTGAAGCCATAGAGGCCCTGGAGCACACCATTCACCACCATGTTGGACAGAGGCTCTGTGggacagaaggaaaaagggaggaaggggtaGGAGACCACAGAGAAATTGATGTAGAACAGGCCCAGCCTCAGGCCTGCAGCTCCTAGAGCCCCTGTGCCCATAGGCTCAGCCCCCTCCTCCGGAGCAGGAGTCCCCACCAAGGCCAGAGGTAACAACAGTTGGCCACCCCAAATGGGGCCTTGGCTTTCCTGGCTCACATCCTGTTCACAAGAGCTTGGTAAAGCCAAGCAGGTGAAGAATGGAGACCAGGAAAGCCAAGTTTATTTCACCATGTCTACCTCCCGAAGGAGAATAGAAAGCAGGCTATAGGAGCAGCAGGATAGGTGTCGCCCCAAAGGAGGGCATTAGGAGGGAGATATTGCCTGGGGGTCCTGAGCTGAAAAATGGCAAGTTCGCCCCTGACTCCCACCCTGCTACCTAGGCCCTAAATATAGATTATAGGTCagagcccatcccccccacccctcacctgggGATGGAATGCAAACGTAGGGATCCATGCAGAAGCTGATGACAGGCCGGTGgtggagctgggagctgggggggggggggggtaggggaggggagagtcaTAACAGTGGAAGAAGAGGCGAGACAGGGGCAGGGTCTCCTATCAGGTGGAGACTAGGAATTAAGATCACCAAGCACCCAAAAAGGGAAGGTGAGTGAGAAGTGGTCTCAGGAGGCACCAACAGAGATACCTGGACTGTTGGGAGAGGCCAGACACCGGCAGGCACAAGGCCACTAGGGGGCAGCCTGAGTCGGGTGgggattgggggcggggggggggtggggcttccACTTGCCTGCTGTTCTTGGGCAGGAACTCCCCCAAGGCGCTGAAAAGAGGAGACCCGCTGTGAGCGGCTGTCGGGCTAGGAGTTGGGGGGAGGCACGCGCGCGTGAGGAAGGGGTGGAGACACGCAAGCCCAGCACCACACCTCCCAGGGGACCACTACTTCTATTTGTAACAAGCTCAGTTCCGGAGGTAGCTGGGGTAAACCAAGACGGTCCAAAAAACAGTCCCTGTGCCCAGAGCAAGAAAGCTAATGAGGGAGGCCATATCTCAAGGAAGAATCAGGCCTTTGCCTCCAAAACCTTGCCTCACCTGCTTACTTCAGGGAGCCCCTGTCCCCTCCACACTAGGGCCCCCCTCTCTTGCCTGGCCATGGCCCCTAGAGGTGCTCACCCCCAGTTGCTGGCCTTAGGGTCTGTGGAGAAGTGCCGAAGGCTCAGGAATTCCAGTAATTCCTTGGGCACATCCTGGTTCAGGTACAGGACACCCTGGGGAGGAGAACAGAGGAAACCTATAATCAGACCCAGCTATTTAACATAGAGCCCAGTGCAAAATGGAAACGATGGGGGCCTTCCCAAATGACTAAGCCagagcagagcattaaaccaagttTGGGCCCTTCTGAGCCCTGGGCCCTGAGTGACTACATGAGTCGTATGCCCAGCAAGCCAACCTGGCCTATAATCTGGCATCACTGTGTGGGGAAGAGGGGGGGTCTCCACCCAAATCCTCATCACTGGGGGTAGCACACGCTCTCACCCTGGAGGGAAGAGAGCTAGCTTTCAGTGAACTGAAACCACCTGCCTCCGTGTTACCTCATTCCCTTCTATCAGTACTGAAAGGGCTGTTTGGACCCATTACTGTTCAGAAAATTGAGGCTTGGGGTAGTAAATAACATGCTTAAGATGTGGGTCTCCTTCATTCCATGCCCCCGCACCTCTCCCTCTGGGTCGCACCTCTGCTCCAGCAGGCTGGGGAGCAGCAGAGTGAACCCCATGCACACCTGGATATAGGCCTCCAAGCCCTGCCGCCGCTGCTCCAGTCCTCTGGTCCTCCAGTTGGGCAGGCGTTTTGAGGGGAAGTCGGGCACTTTGTACAGTTTCTTGATCTGCCAGGAGGTTACCGCGGTGCCATCAAAGCATCCTGATTGAGCCCTCAAGCTCACTTCGGCCTAGCCAAGAGTCTCTACCcaggcctccccgcccccacctccaagACCCTAATGAGTGATGGTTGGGACAGGGTGGAGAGAGGCCccagcaccctcctcccccaaacgCCCGAGGTCTGGCCGGCCACACATTGGCACCCATAGTACAGGCTGCACCCTGCCCCTTTGCGCCCACCCCGCAGCCCGCAGGGAGGTCTGTGCCCAGGACAGGAACTGGGGCGGTAAAGGGGGTGGCAGAGACTGGGGCCGCAGTTCGTCTCCCAGGAGGTGGGCAGGAACCAGGCCGAGGTCGGTGAGTCGGCGGCTGAGCCTCACCCTCTTGTGCAGCGCGTGGAACTCGCTGTAGCGCCTCTGCACGATGTGCCTGCGCCCGCGGCACAATACTTCCACTCGGAACACCTGGCGGGCGCGGGCGAGCGGCCAGGTGCGCGTGAGGCCCCGCAGGAGGGCTCAGCAGGACCCGCGCCCGCAACACGCCCACCCTCCCGCACGAAGCGGCCTAGGAACCCCGCCACTCTCCGGAGACCCTCCCACGCTCCTCACACGTTTAGGAAAGGGGGAGGACAGAGCCTCCCCTCAGTTCCCTGCAGTCCCTTGTGAACCTGGACCGCCGTCCACGGAGCTGGCACATCCCAGCGGCCCGAGACCCTCAGCAGGCCGTCTTCTGACGGCCTGACCTGCCGCGCTCAGACGCCCCAGCCCAGGCGCGGGGTCCCCACTACATTCGGCGCGGGGGAGTCCGGCGGGTCCCCGCGTACCTTCCCATCCACTGCCCCCCGCTCACCATGTGGCCTTTCTCTGGGCTTTGCCTGGGATCCTCGGCCTCAGGTCCCACAGACGGGATGTGAACTTCCAGCATCCGCGCCACGGCTCGAGCCCCTCCGAGCGCAACGCTCGGAGCGCGAACTCTCCTGGTGTAGATCACCGACCCCGGCGAGCCCGGCCCCTCCTCCTCGGGCTCGCAGGCCCCGCCCCAAGATGGCCCCGCCCAGGGCGTTCCCTCGCGCCGCCGAGTCCTGTGAGGGGCTGATTAGGCAGCGCGGGGGGAGGTGGGACAGGATACCGCCCCTCGAGTCTAGTGGGCCGCAGGTGGGGACGCTTCAGCGGCGGAGAGCCAGCCGTTTGTCAACATTTTTTGAGTGCCCGCTAACAGCCGTAGACGAGCCAAAATTTCACCTACTTTTTATTGAGCGCCTAGTAAGGACTAGAGCCTGTGCGCGCTCGGCAGGAAGGGACGCGGGGCCCAGACCTAGGCGCCGACCTTGGGGGCCAATCAAGGATGTTCTTTGAGATCCTCACACCCTTCCTCTAGACCAGGCTGCCCCCCATCTCCTTTCCTCCACCTTTCACCTGGACGCGGCCACGCCTGAGGAGGGCTTGGGCCAATTTCTCTTTGATGTCCACCTCTCCCACCATCCACAAGCcccttcatttcattcattcattcatgcatgcattcattcattcattcatctttcagCCCCAACCTTCTTCAGATCCAGTTTGCCTGGATGAAGCAGTTTAGGGACCTGAGCTCTGCTTTGAGGGTCAGATAGCTTGGATTTCCTGAACTGTGTAGACCTGTTCTCATGTGCAAAATTGAATACTATGCCTAAGGAGGGTGTATGGAAATGGAGATGATCCCTGTTAAGCCCTCAGCATAGCAGGTGCTGAGAAACCGGCAGCTTGAGGGCTTGtcctggaggcagaggtgggtggTGTGTGTACAGGGCAATAAACGGGGAAGAGGGACTGTGGGAGATGGCACTAGGCTGCTACTGCCCACCCCTCTGGGCAGGGCCTTCCTGGGTATGTGGCAGGATTTAATCCAGAACTCTCTGACCCCTTGGGCTAGAAAGGGCCTCTGCTCCCCTACTAAGCCCCCCGACACTTCAGCCATAAGAGATCTGTCCCATTCAACAGAGTCCTCAACTCCCCTGACTTCCTCCAACAAAGGCCTGAGCAgacagtggagggagggagggctggaggcctcaaggtgggaaggaggaaacagagcACCTGTCTTAGGGGTAGAGGCTGGCAGTTGGGGGATCactgactccctccctcccctgctagtgcagAGGTGCTTCTGAGCTGGAGCAgaatctctccccaccccccacccagttcTGCCCCTAGAGAGAAGCTGAGAGGGTGACCCCAAAGAAGGCAAGCAGGTCTCACCAATATTATGCCCCACGCTTTCTTCCCCCAAGTTCCATCTCACAAAAGCCCCAGAATCAGGAAGGTGAAACTTCCCGGAAGGGAAACCACCCACTGTGAACAGAAGTGCTGAGATTTCATTTCCTTGTACTTTGGAGCCCCCACACTCAAAGACCCTGTTCTCCTTGTCTACTGACCAGGGGGTCCTCTCCCAGGACCTCAGACCTCTAAGCTTCTCGGTCACCTGTCCTAATGACTGCCCTACCATCTAGAAAACTGCTACATCTCTTAATCGACCTCCCTGTTtttccttgcctccctctctcacacaaGGTCCATTGTCTACCTAGCAGCACAAACCACCATCAAAGCAACTGCTTCAAACCTTATGAAGGCTTCTTTCGTGTTGTACTTTGAAGAAAACATCCCCTCCCTACCACAATCTACAGAGCTCTAAGTGACCTAGCCCAGCCTCCACCTCTCATCtcatctcctctccttccccttcgtGTACCCGGCCCCAGCCAGTGACCTTCCAGTTCTTCAAGCCCAACTCGCTCTTTCCTGCCTTAGGGCCTTTGTGCCTGCTGTGACTCCTCACCTGGTGGGTTTAGCCTAGAACTTCCAGCTCTTGGCCTAAAACTCACCTCTTCAAAGAGACCTTCCTTCCTGTCCACTTACCCTATCATATCACCCTGTCTCTGCACTTAGTTACGTAGttactgtttgtttattgtgGGTCTCCCTGGTTTTCCCGActctgccccaggctctgagggCCATCAGGCCAGTGTCTTGTCAGTGGTTGCTGCCCTGGCACCAAGAATGTAAGAGACGCTCAAACATTTGTTGGTTGAAATTCGCCTTTCTGACTGAATAGGGGGAGGAGATGTTGggaagaggctggggagaggagggaaggcctgggagagaggcaggaagggaggagttAGAGGAATAACAACAGGAATCCTCTGCCCACCTTCAGATCCGGACACCTCTCATCGTCCCTCCGTCGCAGATTGTTGAACACACCTCATTTATATGCTTAGTTTTCAGGTGTTCCTGAGATGCCTCAAATTAATGgattcccagcaccagttatacAGGGAGATTTGATGCACCTGACTTATAAAACATCTGGTAGGAAACCTGCAGCTCCTGATTCTTCAGTGTTCCGTGGCCATGAGTGAAGatccaaatgaagaaaaacaagatcCTTGGCTTGCAGACATTTGGGGATGTCTTTAGGGAGATAAAACAAGCTATGGAGAATATTTTCCTGTAAAGGGGAATACGTGACATAATGTAAACTCCAAAGCACTTGTTATAATCGAAGGAAAACTTATTTTCTGTATGCTGTAAGCACTGGCCCACTCAGTCTATGAACACTGAGCTGAGTCCCACCCACTATGTGACAGGTGTGTAGACCCTCAAAGTGACTTGTTTTTAGAATGAGTTTTAGTGTGCAAgcctctgtcttttctccatcaCTCTCTAACACATGACTTTAATTTCCAAGTTTCTAAGGGAAGGGGCTTAAAAGTACTGGTCGGTCACACACCAACTTGGCCAAAGTATTTCCAGATCAGATTATAGAGCGGTGGTTCTCCAACCTCCGCAGGCATCATCATCACCTACAAGTCCTGTTAAATCTCAAATAGGGCTCTGAGCCCAGTTTCCTGAGTGCTTGGGCCTGGCGTGGAGCCTCATCGTGTGCGGGTTTTCACAACTTCCCCTGTACCAGTGCTGCTCCGGGTTGGGGACCACGTTGTAGACACCAGTCTCTTGACTCCCACGCCAGCTCTTGGAGACGAGGATGGTGGCCAAGCAGAGGGCAGCAAGGGCTGGGGGCAAAGGTGTTCCTCTCTTGGGCTCGATTTGGTGGGCCTctctgggtgggggcggggcaggtggGACGGACCACAGCTCCCGCGGTGGCTGGGCCCTGGCCCTGGTGGCCCTCCGCACAGGCACGCAAAGCCGCGTTCACTAGGCAGGCTGGACGCTGCTCAGGAGGTGGTTAACCCGTTTAAGAAAGAAACAGCTCCTGGGCTTGTGGGCGCCGCCAAGGCACAGAAGCTGGATTCTTCCCGCCGGACTCGACCTGGCCTGGCCGGCGGGAGGAGGCAGACTAGACCGAGGGGGGCCCAACAACCTAGCACTGCCAGAGCAAGGTCGCCAGGATGGCGTCACCCAGAGGCTAAGGTCACCCGGGCAAGCTCAGACAGCTCCCCGCGCTCAGGGTCCTTATCAGCAGAGCAGAGCGCTGTGTGTGGATTGAAAGATCATGCTTCCAAAGTGCgtgggcctggcacacagtaaataaatgtcagctattattatttactgaatgaaaaGAATTTGCCCTAAGTCAAAACGGCGGGTTGTTGGCAATTATATATGGTCCAACCTAATATATTGCTGCCGATTCAACTTTAAAATAACACAACTTTACTATTCCTCTTTCAGTATCCTGAGATTGCAGGCTAAgcttaaaaaatgaactattttaacTACTAACTCTGTGATCATAATTTTCCTGATCTTGTCCATATTGTGCAACCAAAAAAAAGGTAGAATCAACTGGAAGCAGAGTTTGGTGTAAATTAGCAACTATCCTGTTCATCCTAACAGCTTCTGACTTCTTACTGATTGCCTTTTTAATGAGTACATCTTAtcaattttgaataataaaataagacgAAATAccggggtacctaggtggctcagtcggttaagcatccccctcttgatttcagtgcaggtcatgatctcatggttcatgagtttgagccccacgtggtcgggttctgcactgacactgcttggaattctctctttctctttgcctctccctaactcaggctcactctctctcaaaattaaataaataagtaaataataaataaataaataaataaatgt
This window of the Prionailurus viverrinus isolate Anna chromosome B3, UM_Priviv_1.0, whole genome shotgun sequence genome carries:
- the SNX22 gene encoding sorting nexin-22 isoform X1, which encodes MLEVHIPSVGPEAEDPRQSPEKGHMVFRVEVLCRGRRHIVQRRYSEFHALHKRIKKLYKVPDFPSKRLPNWRTRGLEQRRQGLEAYIQGVLYLNQDVPKELLEFLSLRHFSTDPKASNWGPTAAHSGSPLFSALGEFLPKNSSSQLHHRPVISFCMDPYVCIPSPEPLSNMVVNGVLQGLYGFSTSSAKAQSEGPCHSAPLPPMP
- the SNX22 gene encoding sorting nexin-22 isoform X3 — protein: MLEVHIPSVGPEAEDPRQSPEKGHMIKKLYKVPDFPSKRLPNWRTRGLEQRRQGLEAYIQGVLYLNQDVPKELLEFLSLRHFSTDPKASNWGPTAAHSGSPLFSALGEFLPKNSSSQLHHRPVISFCMDPYVCIPSPEPLSNMVVNGVLQGLYGFSTSSAKAQSEGPCHSAPLPPMP
- the SNX22 gene encoding sorting nexin-22 isoform X2, which codes for MLEVHIPSVGPEAEDPRQSPEKGHMVFRVEVLCRGRRHIVQRRYSEFHALHKRIKKLYKVPDFPSKRLPNWRTRGLEQRRQGLEAYIQGVLYLNQDVPKELLEFLSLRHFSTDPKASNWGALGEFLPKNSSSQLHHRPVISFCMDPYVCIPSPEPLSNMVVNGVLQGLYGFSTSSAKAQSEGPCHSAPLPPMP
- the SNX22 gene encoding sorting nexin-22 isoform X4 yields the protein MLEVHIPSVGPEAEDPRQSPEKGHMVFRVEVLCRGRRHIVQRRYSEFHALHKRIKKLYKVPDFPSKRLPNWRTRGLEQRRQGLEAYIQGVLYLNQDVPKELLEFLSLRHFSTDPKASNWGPTAAHSGSPLFSALGEFLPKNSRASVQHGGEWCAPGPLWLQHQLS